The DNA sequence CATGGGCGCCGACTGCGTCATCAGCGGGATCCGGCCGCCGATCGCCCAGACCATCGCCCAGCTCGGCATCGACCTGTCGACCATCCTGACCCGCGCCACGCTCGCGGACGCGCTCGCCGCCGCCATCAAGCTCGCGGACACCCCCGGCCCCGACGGGACGGACGGCCGGTGAACGGGCACCCCACCGCGGGAGTGCCCATCCTGCGCCTCGGCGACGTCCTTGTCAGCGGGCTCCTCAACGAGCTCGACGACAAGTCGGCGCTCGCCTTCACCGAGGAACTCACCGAGACGATCGTGGCCAGCGGCGCGCGCGGCGTCCTCATCGACATCTCCCGCCTCGAACTCGTCGACTCCTTCGTCGCCCGCATGCTGATGGACCTCAGCACCACGGCCCGGCTGCTCGGCGCCCGCGTCATCGTGGCCGGGATGCGCCCGCCGGTCGCCATCACCCTCGTCGAGCTCGGCATCGAGCTGGCCGGGGTCGAGACCGCGCTCAGCGCCGAACAGGGCCTGACCGCCCTTGGCTGGCACAAGGGCGTGCCGCCGCGGGAGAGGGCGGAGCCATGACGCGAACCGAAGGACGGACCGCCGCGGCGCCCCGCACCGCGGGGGAGCCCGGCCTGACCCGCCCGCAGGAGTCCACCACCCACACCGTGTACAGCGAGGAGGACCTGCTGCACGTCCGGCACGCGGTGCGGGCCGCCACCGTGCTCGCGGGCTTCGGCATCGTCGACCAGACGCGGGTGGTCACCGCCGCCAGCGAACTGGCCCGCAACGCCTACGTCCACGGCGGTGGCGGCGTCCTCACCGTCGAGATCGTGCGCAGGCTCGGCACCACGGGCCTCCGGCTCACCGTCAAGGACGAGGGCCCCGGCATCGCCGACGTGGAGGCCGCCCTCACCGACGGCTTCACCACGGGCGCGGGCCTCGGCCACGGCCTCGGCGGCGCCCGCCGGCTCATGGACGACTTCGCGCTGCGCACCGAGGCCGGGCGGGGCACGGTCGTCACGGCCGTCCGGTGGCACAAGAGGCGCGCGTGACCACTGGCCCCAGCGGTCACCCCGGCCCCGCGCGAGCCGTCCTCGCGGAGCCCACCCGGGCCGTCCCCATCGACCACTTCAGCGCCGTGCACCTGGCCGCGGCCACGGCCCGCACCCTGGCCCGGCGGTGCGGCCTTCCCGGCGCCCTGCCCGACCGGGCGGCCGTCGTCGCCTCGGAGCTGGCCAGCAACATCGCCAAGCACGCCACCGGCGGCAGCGTCTACCTCCAGGCCCTCACCCACGGCGAGGGCCTGGAGATCACCGCCGTCGACCGGGGCCCCGGCATGCGCGAACCGGAGCGCTGTCTGACCGACGGCTACACCACCACCAACACCCTCGGCGCGGGGCTCGGCGCGATCCGCCGCATCGCCACCACGCTGACCATCCGCACCCGGGCGGGCACCGGCACGCTCGTCTGCGCCCGCCTCGCACCCCCCGGCCGCACCGCCGACGCCGAACGGCCGCTGGGGTCCCTGTGCCTGCCCGCCGAGGGGGAGCGGCACTGCGGCGACGCCGCGTCCTTCGCCCTCACCGACCGCGGCCTGACCGCCCTCGCCGTGGACGGGCTCGGCCACGGAGCGGAGGCGGAGGAGGCCGCGCGGGCCGCCGTGCGCTGCTTCCACCGAGGGCCGGACGCCGACCTGCCCGACCTGCTCACCGCGGCGAACCGCGCCCTGCGCCACTCCCGCGGCGCCGCCATCGGTCTGCTCCGGCTGCGGGACACCGCCGTCGACTACTGCGGCGTCGGGAACGTACGCGCCGTACTCCTGTCGCCCGACGACGTCGGGCGACGGCTCAGCGGGCAGCCCGGCGTCGTCGGCTGGAACATGCCCCCGCCGCAGGTGCGCCGCCTCAGCGTGCCCGCGGGCGCCACGGCCGTGCTCCACACCGACGGCGTCGACCAGCGGTGGTCCCGGGACCCGGAGCCGTTCCTGCTGCGCCTGCCGCCGCCGCTGCTCGCCGCCGCCCTCGTCCACGGATTCCGCCGCAGCCGCGACGACGCGACCGCCGTCGCCGTCAAGACCCCCCAGAGGCCCCGATGACCGCCACCGACCTGCGCTCCCTGCCGGCGCTCAGGCACGCCGTCCGTTCGCTCGCCGACACCCACCGCCTCGGCGTGGAGGTACGCGCCCGGCTCGCGCTCGCCGCCGGGCGCGTTGCGGCGCCGGTCGTCGACGCGGGCTTCCCGGTCACCCTGACCGCCACCAGGGAGGACGACGGCGGGGCGCCGCTGCTCGCGGTCACCCTCGACCACCGCGCGTGCGGCATCGGCGTCCCCCCGGCCGACGAGCTGCCGCTCGCCGCGCACAGCACCACGCCGTCCACCGTGACCTGGCACATCGCCCTCGACACCGCAGGGGGGACGACACCGGCGCCGACGGACGCGGACGCGCCGCCGGACGGCGAGAGCGAGGTGCTCCTCAAGGAACTCGGCGCCGCCCTGGCCCAGGTCGACGCCCTGAAGGCCGAACACCGCCTCCTCAAGCACGAACTGGCCGAGACCAACAGCGGTGTGCTCGCCCTGTACGTCCAGCTCGACGAGCGCGACCAGCAGGTGCGCCGCGCCCACGGCCGCGTCCTGCGCGAACTGGAGGACGCCCTGCGCCCGCCCGTCCTGGACGTGCCCGGGCTCGAACTGGGCGTGCACTACGCCCCGGCCGACTCCGAGGCACCCACGGGAGGCGACCTGTACGACTGGTTCGTGCTGCCGGACGGCACCGTGCACATCACGGTCGTGGACGCGCTCGGCCACGGCGTCCGCTCCACCCGCACGGCCCTGAACGTCACGCACGCCGTCCGCACCCTGGCCCTCGAAGGCCACCCCTTGCAGTCGATCGTGGCCCGTACGAACGAAGTGCTCGCGCCCTTCGACCCCGCACTGATGGCGACGGTCCTGCTGGCCCGGCTGCGCCCGGAGACCGGGGAGCTGCACCTCGCGGGCGGCAGCCATCCGCCCGCGCTCCTGATGCGCCGGGGCGGCGGCACCGAGTACCTCGAAACCCCCGGCCGGGGCATCGGTTTCCCCCTGCCCGGCAGCGAGGAGGTCCGCCGCACCCGCATGCGCCCCGGCGATCTCCTGCTGCTCTACACCGACGGCCTCACCGAGAGCCGCAGGGACCCCGAGGAGGGCGAGGCCCGGCTGGCCCGCGCGGTCCGCGACCACGCCCACCGCCCGACGGCGCACCTGCCGAGGGCGCTCGCCAAGGAGATGCACGCGGTGATACTCCACGCCGACGACACCCTCGCCCTCGCGGTGCGCTTGAGCGCATAGCGGCCCGTGAGCGCATAGAGGTGAGGTCCCCGAGCGCACAGGGAGGTCAGGAGCGCGGCGCCGGCGCGTCGTCCACGGCCTCGGTGGCGTCGACGACGTGGAACACCCGCTCGGTGTGCGTCAGTCGCAGCAGATGACGGACGCTGGGGGAGGGCCGCGCGAGCAGCAGCCGGGCGCCGGACGCCGCGGCCCGCTCGCGCAGGTTCAGCAGCGTGTTGAGCCCGCTGGAGTCGCAGAACGTGACGCCGTGACAGTCCAGGACGAGGGTCCGCGACCCGTCCTGGAGCAGCGGCCCCGCGGCCTCGGCGAGCGACGGCGCGCCCTCCAGGTCCAGCTCGCCCGAGAGCCGCAGCACGGCCCGTGCCCCCGCCCCGTCGTCCTGCGAGCGGCCGTGGTCCCGTGCGCCCCCGTCGTCCCGCGCGCCCTCATCGTCCTCGCGGCGGAGCCAGAAGCGGTCTTCCATGCCTGCGCACCTCTCTCGGGCCGTCACCGCCCGACTCGCTGCTGACGTGCGTACGTGGAGCTGACCCGTACCCCCGAGTCGGCGCCGATACCGGCGCGCGGACGGGCCGTACGTGTCGCCTTGATCACACGCGAGCACGCCTGCGGACGGCGAACTGCCCCAGGACGCCACGGATGTCACGGATGTCACGGACGTCACGGACGTCACGACAGCGGCACGGTGGCGCGCACTCTCTTGCCGCCCGGACACCACTCGACCTCAAGCCGCCCCGCGAGGTCCCGCACCAGGTGGAGCCCGAATCCGCCCGGCCGCGCCGGGTCGAGGGGCAAGGTGCGCGGCGGCTCGTCGGCGGCGTCGGACACGGACACCGTCAGACCCAGGTCGCTGTGGCCGAGCCGCAGGGCGGTCACCCCGCGGGCGTGCCGCAGCGCGTTCGTCACCAGCTCCGACACGACCAGGAGCACGGCCTCTGCCTGCCGCTCGTCGTCGCATCCCACCGACGCCATGAAGTCACGCGCCGCCGCACGTGCCTCGGCGGCCGACACCGTCCCGTTACGCTCCCACTCGCGCACCACTCGCTGCTCCTTCGGAGGGTGCATCACGACAACCTCCCGTCGTTCCGCGGTTCACACCGATCGCTTGCCCCGAACCCCGCCGACTACGCGGTGGTTCCGGTGCGGCACGCGGATAGTGTGGACGCGCCAGCCGTGGGAGAGGGGCGACGAGGGGAAAGGCCATGGACGCGGACCCCGGTGGGCCGGGAGCGCGGCGGCGCGCGGACCGCGCGGACGCCGATCCGGCCGCCGAACTGGCGGACGTCCTTGAGGTGTTGTGGGAGCACGGCCGTGCGGTGAGCCCGGCGCCCGCCTCGCCCTCGCAGCTGCGCGTGCTCCACTGCCTCGACCGGGACGAGGGCATCAACCTGCGCACGCTCGGCGAACTGCTCGGCGCCTCGCCCCCGTCCGTGAGCAGGCTGTGCGACCGCCTGGAGGTCCTGGGCTTCGTGCGCCGCGCCCCCAGCAGGGCCAGCGGGCGCGAGCTGGAGCTCCGTCTGACGTGCCACGGCAGGACGCATCTGCGCGCCCTGAAGGACCGGCGCGTCGCCTCGCTGCGGGAGGTGACGGACCGGATGACCCCGGCGGACCGCCGCGCCCTGCTCCACGGACTCCTCGCGCTGCGCGCCACGTTGGCGCACCCGGAGACCGCAGCGGGGCGCGATACCGAGGGCGATGGGCGCTGACACGCCGTCGCGCCGCCTTGCCTTTCCGTGCTCCCGTGGGACCCGTGGGAGTGGAATGGATGTCGGGCAGCTCGAATAGGGCTCGGACGGCCGTTGTTAACCCGCCGGTATAACTTACGAGTAGTTTATCGGGCGCTTCGGCGCGAAGGCGTGGGCGCGCACTGCGGTGACCAGTGCATTCTCGCAGAAGTGGTGTAGACCATACTCCTGGTGCAACACCCAGTCAACGTCTTGTCTTTCTATTAGGGGCGCGAGTAGATTCCCCCGCCAAGCACCGCCGGAATTCCTGCCGTTGCACATGGTGAAATCCTTGGCGTTGCACATGTTGAAATGGTCTCAGATGGTAGGACGAGGATGGCGGAACCTGAGCTTCCTGTGCTTCTCTGAGCCAAGCCGAGCGAGACTCCAGGGCACCACGGACGACCCCGTGAGCGCTTCCGTTTCTTTTCCTTTTGCTTTGCGGGGAGGGTTCGTGATTGCTGTGCACACGCATGGGCGGCGGCGCTTACACGTCACGCGCTCCGCCCGCACCGCCTGTGCGCAGTGCCGGCAGTCCGCGGTGAAGCGGGACGCCCAGCGGCGGGACGAGCGGCTTTTACGAGTGGCTTTCATCATTTCCAGCAGCGGGGACTGGATATTCCGCTTCGCCCTGCCCGTACTCGTGCTCCAGATCACCGGATCGGCGGTCTCCACGGCGCTGACCTATGCGATCGAGTTCGTGCCGTTCGTCGTCATCGGACTCTTCAGCGGAGTTGTCGCCGACCGGGCCGACCGACGGCAATTGATGATCGCGTGCGATGTCGTGTCCGCGGTGATCGTGGCCGGGATCGGGGTGCTCTGCCTGATCGATCCGCCGGTGTTCCTGGTGATGGCGGCGGCCTTTCTGCTGGGCTGCGTACGGCCGTTCTCGTTCCCCGCGTTCCAGGGATTCATCACCGAGCGGGTCGCCGAGGAACGGCGGGCCTCGATGAACGCCTGGGTCCAGGGCGCGGACGGCACCCTCGGCATGCTCGGCCCCGTCGCCGGGGTCGCGGTCGTCACGCTCCTCGGGCCGACCGCGGCGAGCTTCGCCAACGCGGCCTCGTTCGCGGTCTCCGCCCTGCTGATCGCCGCCACCGCCGCCGTCGCCGCGGGGCGGCGCCTGCGGACCTCGTTCGCCGCGGCCTGCCGCTCGCTCGGGCCCGACTCCGCGGCGGCGCTGCGCATGGTCGTGCGGGAGCGCGCCCTGTTGTGGGCCACGTTCCTGCTGACCCTCGCCAACCTCACCTTCCCCGCGGCGGCGGCCAACCTCGTCTACATCGTGGCCGGGCCCGACGGGGACGTCCCGGCCTCGCTCGCGGTGGTCGCGGCGGCACAGGGACTCGGGGTCGCGCTCGGCGCCGCCGCGGCACCCCTGCTGCTGCGCAGGTTCTCGGCGGGCACGCTCATGGGTTCGGCCATGGCCGTGAAGGCCCTAGCCCTGACACTGCCCGCGTTCCAGCCCGGCATCGGCGCGCTGACCGTGTGCTGGTTCGTCGTCGGCACGACGACCTCCACGTTCATCGTGCCCTGGCGGACCTATCGGCAGGGCGCGGTCGATCCGCAATTCCTCGGCAGGGTGGTGGGGCTGCAGCGGGCCATTCCCTTCGCCGCCATCCCGGTCAGTTCGCTTCTCGGCGGCTGGCTGGTCGTCGAGTTCGGTGTCACCGCGCTGTTCACGGCCATCGCCGTCATTCAGTTCTTCGTCTGGCTCGGTACTCGTTTTTCGCCATTGGGGAGATCCGGCTCTTCGCGCGTCGAAGTGGCCGGGCCCCAGGTCATTCCTTCGCCGCAACCGACGTCACTACCGAGTCGAACAGGCAGGAATTGAGCCGACTGCGGCGGGACCTCACCAGTCGCATGCATACCATCCACGTTCACTGCGTCATTCCCGTTCACGGAAAGGTGTGGGGTAGATGCCACTATTCTTCGAGGGCAGTGGGACGGTTTCGGCGCAGCGGGAGCACTTCACGGACCTGGGCTACCTGGTCCTGCCCGCCCTGCTGCCCGGATCGCTCCTCGACCGGCTCGTGCCCGAGGTGGACCGCTGGGTCGACGACGGGCTGCGGTCCCGCTCCATCGCCGCCTGCCTCGATCCGGGCCCCGACCACGATCCGCCGCCCGTCATGGAGCTGGAGTTGCCCGCCCATGGCGAACTCATCACCCACGAACCCCTGCTGCGGGTCATAGCGGACCTCATGGGCGCGCCCTTCGTCTTCCACCATCTGCACAGCGACCGGCACAATCCCGGCGTGCCCGGCAAGCCGTGGCACCACGACCACGAGCCCAACGACGCGGGCGACCCCGACCTGTCGATGGTGCACGCGCTGCACTACCTCGGCGGCCTCGACGGCACGGTCGGCAACCTCACCGTGGTGCCGGGCTCCCACCACCGGCCCTGGGCCAAGTCGGCGCTCGCCCACCTCGGCACCACCGAACTCCCGGGCGAGGTGGTCATCGACGAGCTGCCGCCCGGTTCGACCGTGGTCATCAACTCCGCGCTGCTGCACGCCCGCAGGCCCGCGCCGAGCCCGCCCGGCAGCCCGGCCCGCTACTTCGTCGACGCCTCGTACTGCCAGACCGGGGCGCGTTGGCGGCCGGTGAAGCCGTACTGGCGGCACATGCTCCGTACGGCCCGCACCCTCGATCTCGACGGCGGGCGCTGGCCGGAGCTGTTCGCGGAGCGGCACTTCACCGAGTACGCCAGGCACGCGTGAGAAAGGACCGCACGGATGCAGATCATCGGCCCCACCACCTTCGACGAGGTACGCGCCCTCTTCCACCGGGACCATCCCGTCACCCGCGCCCACGAGGTCAACACCAACGAGGACGCGGACAGCGCGCTGCGCCTGGCCGACGCGACCTTCGGCACCTGGGCCACGATCCGGCTGTCCCGCGCCGACGTCCGCTCGGTGCTCCTGCCCTGGCACCTGAGCTGCGGCGGCGGCCGCGAGCTCGTCCCGCGCACCGGCCTCACCGTCGGCCAGGCGGCGGACCTGCTGCGCGCGCACGAGGCGGAGTTCACGGCGGCCAACCCCGTCTGCACCGGCAAGATCGCCCGGTTCCGCACCGCCGCCTTCTCCTCCATCTACCTCACCACGCGGCCGATCCCGCACGACCACTACGCGGACCTCCCCACCGACGAAGGGCTTGTCCACCTCGACGGCCTGCACCGCCTGCTCGCCTGGGAGCTGGCGGGACGCCTGTCGCCCGGCGCGGAGCTGACCGCCCTCATCGCCGGTGACCTCACCCCGCTCGCCCCGACCGCCGCGAGCGACAGCACACCGAACGCCACCACCGGAGGTCCACGCCCATGACGCGAGCGATGCGTTCCCCCGCCTCGCTGCCCGACGCCACGCTGCCCGGCCTGCTCGTCCACCACGCCCTGACCCACCCGGACAGGACCGCCCTCAGCGACGGGACCCGCACCCTCGACCACCGGCAACTCGACACCGCGGCCGGGCACATCGCGGCCCGCCTCGCCGGACTCGGCACCGCGCGCGGCGACCGGGTCGCGCTGTTCGGCCCCCGGGACGCCCGCATGTGCGCGCTGCTGCACGGCGTCCTGCGCGCGGGCGCGGCCGCCGTCCTGGTCGACCCGGGGTGGAGCCCGCGCGACGTGCACCGGCGCCTGGACGCGGTCAAGGTGCGGCACGCCCTGACCACCGCGCGGGACCTGCGCGCGCCCGAGCCGTACCGCACCGAGGTCGTCGACGTCGACGCGCTCGCCGCGAGCGCGCCCGTCGCGCCCGACGGCACACAGGGCTGCGCGCCGGACGACCTCGCGTACCTGTCCTTCACCTCCGGATCCAGCGGGGAGCCGAAGGCCGTCGCGGTCACCCACGCCAACGCCGTGCACTACGCCCTCGCCCTGCGCGACCGGCTCGGCCTCACCGACGCCGACGCGCCCCGCGTCGCCCACGTCACCACCCTGGCCGCCGACCTCGGCCACACCTCCTGGCTGCTCGCCCTCGCGACCGCCGGTTCGGTGCACGTGGTGCCCGACGCGACCGCGCGGGACCCGGAGGCGTTCTGGGCGGACCTCGGCGCGGCCGGGGTCTCGGTGCTCAAGACGACGCCGTCGCACCTGACGGCCCTGCTCGCCGGGCGGCCGTCCGACGCACCCGCCCTGGACACCGTCCTGCTCGGCGGCGAGGCGCTGCCCCGGTCGCTCGCCGCGCGCCTGCTCGACGAGCGCATAGCCGCGCGCGTGGCCAACCACTACGGTCCGACCGAGACCACCGTCGGCGCCACCTGCTTCCTCGCCGCCACCGCGGCCGACCTGCCCGCGGACGAGCCCACCGTGCCCATCGGCACCGCCATCGGCGAGGTCGAACTGCGGCTCGTCCCCGACACGCGCGCGCCCGTGACGCCCGACCCCGACGCCGCGGAGGGCGAGCTGTACATCGGGGGACGCGGCGTGAGCGCCGGATACTTCGGGCGCCCCTACGAGACCGCGCGCCGCTTCATCGCGCACGCGGGACGGCGCATGTACCGCACCGGCGACGTGTGCCGCCGCCGAGCGGACGGCAACCTCGTCTTCGTCGGCCGCTCGGACCGCCAGGTCAAGGTCCGTGGCTTCCGCGTCGACCCCGCCGAGATCGAGCGGGCCATGGAGGAGTTCCCGGGCGTCGGCCAGGGCGCGGTGATCGTCCGCGAGACCCCGGCGGGCAGCCAACTCCTGGCCGCCGTACGCCTGACCGGCGGGCGCGACGAGGACGGCACGCTCGCCGCGCTCCGCTCCCACCTGCACGACCGGCTGCCCGGCTACTCCGTGCCGCAGCCCGTCCTCGCCCTGCCGGAGTTCCCCTTCGGCGCGAACGGGAAGCTCGACCGCGCCCGCCTGAGCGACATCGTGTCCGGCCTCATCGAGTCCCGGGCCCGGACCGCGCGGCCCGCGCCCGCCACCGCGGGGCGGCCCGCCGACCGCTCCGCCGCGTCGCTCGCGCACGCCCTGTGCGAGCTGTGGGCGGACGCCCTGGGCCTGCCCGTCGTCGACCCGCACGCGGACGTGCTGAGCCTGGGCGGGGACTCGATCCTCGCGATGCGCACCATCGCGTTCCTGCGCCGCCGCGGCCACCGCGTCGCGTTCGAGGACTTCTACGAGCACCCGACGCCCACCCGGCTCGCGGCGGTCGCCGCCTCGTCCCGGCGGAGCGCACAGCCGCGCGCCGAGACCCTGGCGGCCGAGCCGCGCCACCTGGCGCCCGCCCAGCGGTGGCTGTTCCGCCAGCCCGTCGACGAACCGCGGCACTGGAACCAGTCCGTGCTCCTTCGCTGCCGCGAGCGCGTGGACGCCGGAGCCCTTGCGCGGGCCGTCGAGGCCGTGCTGCACCGGCACACGGCGCTGCGCAGGCCGCTCGGTCCCGGCGGCCTCGGCCCGCTGCGGCCCGCGGGCGACCTGGACGCGGTGAGCCACTCACGGCTGCGGCCGGGCGATCCGCTGCCCGAGACGGTCGGGGCGCTCTGCACCGAGCTGCAGCGCAGCCTCGACCCGGAAGCCGGGCGCCTGCTGAGGGTGCACCGGTTCGCGGGCGGACCGGGCGTCGACGACCGGCTCGCGCTGATCGCCCACCACCTCGTCGTCGACGGCCTCTCCTGGCGCATCCTGCTCGACGACCTCGCCGCCGCCTACCGGGCCGCGCTCACGGGGCAGCGGGCAGACCTGGCGCCGACGGCCGACTTCTACGCCTGGGCCGCCACCACGCCCCGGACGGCCGCCGCGCACCCGGCGGTCGCGCCCCGGCTCCCGGTGGACGACGCCACGTCGAGCACCGAACCGGCGACCCTGGTGTGGAGCCTCGACGAGCGGGCGACCGGCCGTCTTCTGGAGCGCCACGGGGGCGCGCAGCGCCTGGAGGCGGTGCTGCTCGCGGCCTTCGCCGACGCCACCCTCGCCTGGAGCGGGCAGCGGAGCCTCGGCGTGGAGGTGGAGACCCACGGCCGCGGGACCGACGGCGACGACGGCCAGTACCTGGACACGGTGGGCTGGTTCACCGCCGTCAAGTGGCTGGCCGTCGACGCGGGCGGGACGGCCGAAGGGCCCGAGCGCACCGCCCGGGTCGAGGACCTCGTACGCGCGGCGCCCCAGCTGCCGATGGACGTCGAAGGGGCGCGCCCCGAGGCGGCGTTCAACTTCCTCGGCACCTTCCGGCTGCCCGACGAGCCCTGTCTGGACTGGTCGGTGGCGGACGAGCAGGCCGGGGCCGCCCGCTGCGCCACCGGGGACTCGCTCTACCGGCTCCGTCTGACCGCCCGGATCGTCGACGGGCGCCTGGTGACCGACCTGGTCTACGCCTGGCCGCGCCTGTCGCACGAGAGCGCGGAGCGGATCGTCGCCTCGTTCTCCCGCGCGGTGGCCGCCGCCGCGGACACCGAACCGGCCGACCACGCGCGGGCGGTGGTGTCCACCTCCGGCCAGCTGGTGCACACCGGCATCGCTCCCGCGCGCGGACACTGGACGGTCGTGCGCGAGCCGGTGCCCGTCCTGCTGACCGGGGCGACCGGCTATCTGGGCGGGCACGTGCTCACCGAACTGGCGGCGCGGGGCGCCCGCGTGACCTGCCTGGTCCGCGGCGACAACGATGCCGAGGCGGCCCGGCGGCTCGGCGGCGCCGACGTGATCGCCGGTGACATCACCGCGGACGGCCTCGGCCTGACCCCGGCCGGACTCGCCCGCGCCCGCACGGCCCGGGTCGTCGTGCACGCGGCCGCGGACGTCCGCCTCGTGGCCTCGCCCGCGGACCTCGAGCGGACCAACCACACCGCGGTGCGGCGGCTGCTCCACTGGATCGACGCCCACACCCCGGCGGCCCGCTTCCACCACGTCTCCACGCTGGCCGTCTCGGGCGAGGTGGAGGGGCCCGCGCGCCGCTTCAGCGAGGCCGACCTGCGCATCGGGCAGAGCTTCCGCACCCCGTACGAGAAGGTGAAGTTCCACGCGGAGGAGACCGTGCGGGCCTGGGCGGCATCCGGCCGTCAGGCCTACGTCCACCGCAGCGGCCACATCGCGGCGCACAGCAGGACCGGCGCGTTCCAGCGCAACGTCGCGGACAACCGGATCTACCAGACCGTGCGCGGCTACGTCCTGGCCGGGGCGGCGCCGCGCAGGCCGTCGACGACGTTCGAGTTCTCCCACGTGGACACGGTGGCGGCGGGAATCGCGGCGCTCGCGACCCAGCCGCACGCGGCGCCGGGCGTCTACCACGAGGAGTCGCCGCACACCGTCGCCCACGACGACCTGGTGGCGTGGATGGTCCGGCACGGCTATCCCATCCGGCTCACGGACGACGCCACGTTCGCCGCGGCGCTCGCCCG is a window from the Streptomyces spectabilis genome containing:
- a CDS encoding STAS domain-containing protein, producing MNGHPTAGVPILRLGDVLVSGLLNELDDKSALAFTEELTETIVASGARGVLIDISRLELVDSFVARMLMDLSTTARLLGARVIVAGMRPPVAITLVELGIELAGVETALSAEQGLTALGWHKGVPPRERAEP
- a CDS encoding ATP-binding protein, with the protein product MTRTEGRTAAAPRTAGEPGLTRPQESTTHTVYSEEDLLHVRHAVRAATVLAGFGIVDQTRVVTAASELARNAYVHGGGGVLTVEIVRRLGTTGLRLTVKDEGPGIADVEAALTDGFTTGAGLGHGLGGARRLMDDFALRTEAGRGTVVTAVRWHKRRA
- a CDS encoding ATP-binding protein; amino-acid sequence: MTTGPSGHPGPARAVLAEPTRAVPIDHFSAVHLAAATARTLARRCGLPGALPDRAAVVASELASNIAKHATGGSVYLQALTHGEGLEITAVDRGPGMREPERCLTDGYTTTNTLGAGLGAIRRIATTLTIRTRAGTGTLVCARLAPPGRTADAERPLGSLCLPAEGERHCGDAASFALTDRGLTALAVDGLGHGAEAEEAARAAVRCFHRGPDADLPDLLTAANRALRHSRGAAIGLLRLRDTAVDYCGVGNVRAVLLSPDDVGRRLSGQPGVVGWNMPPPQVRRLSVPAGATAVLHTDGVDQRWSRDPEPFLLRLPPPLLAAALVHGFRRSRDDATAVAVKTPQRPR
- a CDS encoding PP2C family protein-serine/threonine phosphatase — its product is MTATDLRSLPALRHAVRSLADTHRLGVEVRARLALAAGRVAAPVVDAGFPVTLTATREDDGGAPLLAVTLDHRACGIGVPPADELPLAAHSTTPSTVTWHIALDTAGGTTPAPTDADAPPDGESEVLLKELGAALAQVDALKAEHRLLKHELAETNSGVLALYVQLDERDQQVRRAHGRVLRELEDALRPPVLDVPGLELGVHYAPADSEAPTGGDLYDWFVLPDGTVHITVVDALGHGVRSTRTALNVTHAVRTLALEGHPLQSIVARTNEVLAPFDPALMATVLLARLRPETGELHLAGGSHPPALLMRRGGGTEYLETPGRGIGFPLPGSEEVRRTRMRPGDLLLLYTDGLTESRRDPEEGEARLARAVRDHAHRPTAHLPRALAKEMHAVILHADDTLALAVRLSA
- a CDS encoding STAS domain-containing protein codes for the protein MEDRFWLRREDDEGARDDGGARDHGRSQDDGAGARAVLRLSGELDLEGAPSLAEAAGPLLQDGSRTLVLDCHGVTFCDSSGLNTLLNLRERAAASGARLLLARPSPSVRHLLRLTHTERVFHVVDATEAVDDAPAPRS
- a CDS encoding ATP-binding protein, giving the protein MHPPKEQRVVREWERNGTVSAAEARAAARDFMASVGCDDERQAEAVLLVVSELVTNALRHARGVTALRLGHSDLGLTVSVSDAADEPPRTLPLDPARPGGFGLHLVRDLAGRLEVEWCPGGKRVRATVPLS
- a CDS encoding MarR family winged helix-turn-helix transcriptional regulator; the protein is MDADPGGPGARRRADRADADPAAELADVLEVLWEHGRAVSPAPASPSQLRVLHCLDRDEGINLRTLGELLGASPPSVSRLCDRLEVLGFVRRAPSRASGRELELRLTCHGRTHLRALKDRRVASLREVTDRMTPADRRALLHGLLALRATLAHPETAAGRDTEGDGR
- a CDS encoding MFS transporter; amino-acid sequence: MAFIISSSGDWIFRFALPVLVLQITGSAVSTALTYAIEFVPFVVIGLFSGVVADRADRRQLMIACDVVSAVIVAGIGVLCLIDPPVFLVMAAAFLLGCVRPFSFPAFQGFITERVAEERRASMNAWVQGADGTLGMLGPVAGVAVVTLLGPTAASFANAASFAVSALLIAATAAVAAGRRLRTSFAAACRSLGPDSAAALRMVVRERALLWATFLLTLANLTFPAAAANLVYIVAGPDGDVPASLAVVAAAQGLGVALGAAAAPLLLRRFSAGTLMGSAMAVKALALTLPAFQPGIGALTVCWFVVGTTTSTFIVPWRTYRQGAVDPQFLGRVVGLQRAIPFAAIPVSSLLGGWLVVEFGVTALFTAIAVIQFFVWLGTRFSPLGRSGSSRVEVAGPQVIPSPQPTSLPSRTGRN
- a CDS encoding phytanoyl-CoA dioxygenase family protein, with the protein product MPLFFEGSGTVSAQREHFTDLGYLVLPALLPGSLLDRLVPEVDRWVDDGLRSRSIAACLDPGPDHDPPPVMELELPAHGELITHEPLLRVIADLMGAPFVFHHLHSDRHNPGVPGKPWHHDHEPNDAGDPDLSMVHALHYLGGLDGTVGNLTVVPGSHHRPWAKSALAHLGTTELPGEVVIDELPPGSTVVINSALLHARRPAPSPPGSPARYFVDASYCQTGARWRPVKPYWRHMLRTARTLDLDGGRWPELFAERHFTEYARHA
- a CDS encoding DUF6309 family protein, with product MQIIGPTTFDEVRALFHRDHPVTRAHEVNTNEDADSALRLADATFGTWATIRLSRADVRSVLLPWHLSCGGGRELVPRTGLTVGQAADLLRAHEAEFTAANPVCTGKIARFRTAAFSSIYLTTRPIPHDHYADLPTDEGLVHLDGLHRLLAWELAGRLSPGAELTALIAGDLTPLAPTAASDSTPNATTGGPRP